A single window of Methylocella tundrae DNA harbors:
- a CDS encoding general stress protein → MSAVETTKKSATSTRGFASMDPEKQRAIARKGGESVPHEKRSFSQNPGLAAEAGRKGGQSVNPNKRSFSRNHTLASEAGRKGGHASHGGPKKAIID, encoded by the coding sequence ATGAGCGCAGTGGAGACCACCAAGAAATCGGCGACGTCGACCCGAGGCTTCGCTTCAATGGATCCGGAAAAGCAGAGAGCAATCGCGCGCAAGGGGGGCGAAAGCGTTCCCCATGAGAAGCGCAGCTTCTCGCAGAACCCGGGGCTTGCAGCCGAGGCCGGCCGTAAGGGCGGCCAGAGCGTCAATCCCAACAAACGCAGTTTTTCGCGCAACCATACCCTTGCGTCTGAAGCCGGCCGCAAAGGCGGCCACGCTTCGCACGGCGGACCAAAGAAAGCGATCATAGACTGA
- the pgl gene encoding 6-phosphogluconolactonase: MSPAPRIDVAEDAKDLANRVAAWLVSRIASASKPFALSLSGGSTPKQVYQLLGAEPLRDEVDWRKVELFWGDERFVPFDHENSNFRMTSEALLRHVALAPAQIHRVPTDAESPAQAAALYQRALQNFYGAKTLDPDRPLFDVTLLGLGADGHTASLFPDTRALEERDAWATFIIGATPEPRISLTYPALESSAEIAFLVSGAEKRGILARVLANDRTLPAARLATRGLIHIFADRAALSP, translated from the coding sequence ATGAGCCCCGCCCCTAGGATCGACGTCGCGGAAGACGCCAAGGATCTCGCCAATCGCGTCGCCGCCTGGCTCGTTTCGCGCATCGCCAGCGCATCCAAACCATTTGCGCTCAGCCTCTCGGGCGGATCGACGCCGAAGCAAGTGTATCAGCTGCTCGGCGCCGAGCCGTTGCGCGATGAGGTTGACTGGCGCAAGGTGGAGCTGTTCTGGGGCGACGAACGCTTCGTCCCTTTTGACCACGAAAACAGTAACTTCCGCATGACGTCCGAAGCTTTGCTTCGCCATGTTGCGCTGGCTCCGGCGCAAATTCATCGCGTGCCGACAGACGCTGAATCGCCGGCGCAAGCGGCGGCCCTCTATCAGCGCGCCCTTCAGAATTTTTACGGAGCAAAGACGCTCGACCCGGACCGTCCTCTATTCGACGTGACCTTGCTTGGTCTTGGCGCCGACGGCCACACAGCTTCCCTGTTTCCGGATACGCGGGCCCTCGAAGAGCGAGACGCCTGGGCGACATTCATCATAGGAGCGACGCCCGAACCGCGGATTTCGCTAACCTATCCCGCGCTGGAATCCAGCGCCGAAATCGCTTTCCTCGTGTCCGGGGCCGAGAAGAGAGGCATATTGGCCCGCGTGCTGGCCAATGATCGCACGCTTCCGGCGGCCCGCCTCGCAACGCGCGGCCTGATCCACATTTTCGCTGATCGCGCAGCCCTCTCCCCATAA
- a CDS encoding MarC family protein, with translation MTQEWTLFISTFTTLLAIINPLEALPIFLLLLEGKNLAEHRKVAAQSSLYATLLLLFFLFFGSLILRLFGVPLSMVRIVGGIILTKIGFELFSGSSGSGSVVPEGGAGKDANIAFVPLALPIMCGPGAIATVLGMTAQVQRWEFGSFAPIVAAVLATMFVTYLCLAYAGKLVDRLGPMGIDAITRIVGFFVSAMGVGLIFNGVIEGLQNHGLNMLH, from the coding sequence ATGACGCAGGAATGGACCCTCTTCATAAGCACCTTCACGACTCTGCTGGCCATCATCAATCCGCTGGAGGCGCTGCCAATCTTCCTGCTGCTTCTTGAAGGCAAGAATCTCGCCGAACACCGAAAAGTTGCGGCGCAATCCAGCCTCTATGCAACCTTGCTGCTGCTTTTCTTTCTGTTCTTCGGCTCATTGATCCTTCGGCTTTTCGGCGTGCCCTTGAGCATGGTGCGCATAGTCGGCGGCATCATCCTCACCAAAATCGGCTTTGAACTCTTCTCCGGCTCTTCGGGTTCGGGATCGGTCGTTCCCGAAGGCGGCGCAGGCAAGGACGCCAACATCGCATTCGTGCCGCTCGCCCTGCCGATCATGTGCGGTCCCGGCGCCATCGCAACCGTTCTCGGCATGACGGCGCAGGTGCAAAGATGGGAATTTGGCTCCTTCGCTCCGATCGTCGCCGCCGTTCTCGCCACCATGTTCGTGACATATCTGTGCCTTGCCTATGCCGGCAAACTGGTCGATCGCCTTGGTCCCATGGGCATCGACGCCATCACCCGCATCGTCGGCTTCTTCGTCTCCGCGATGGGCGTCGGGCTGATCTTTAACGGCGTCATCGAAGGGCTGCAAAACCACGGGCTGAATATGCTGCACTGA
- a CDS encoding sodium:proton antiporter, with protein sequence MTDWKRAAIVALGGCAAFAAILASSSPAAAAEVLDGAKLPWLLGLPFVGILMSIAFAPLFVREWWHIHYAKAAAFWAFLTLAGLVAVKGFDVTAAAFVHNMALEYAPFILMLLALFTAAGGIAITGSLNATPLFNGAILAFGAGIASVIGTTGASMILIRPLIRANASRRFNAHVVVFFIFLVSNIGGALSPLGDPPLFLGFLHGVDFFWTTQKLWPETLFAVGVLLALFLLIDAYYFKREGRSGASGPIIPLRVKGLVNIALIGVVVASIVASGLWRPDVSFDLYGTKIELQNLVREAVMIGVALASLALTNRASRAENGFDWEPIREVAYLFAGIFTCIIPVMAMLKAGKDGPFAFVIGLLEHADGSPNNPVYFWTTGLLSSFLDNAPTYLVFFELAGGEAAKLMGPLADTLAAISLGAVFMGANSYIGNAPNFMVYAIARDAGVKTPGFFRYMLWSGAILLPLFAAITWLFM encoded by the coding sequence ATGACCGATTGGAAGCGTGCGGCCATTGTGGCGCTTGGCGGCTGCGCGGCCTTTGCCGCGATCCTCGCATCAAGCTCGCCCGCCGCCGCGGCGGAGGTCCTCGATGGCGCGAAGCTGCCCTGGCTACTCGGGCTGCCTTTCGTCGGCATATTGATGTCGATTGCGTTCGCTCCGCTTTTTGTTAGGGAGTGGTGGCATATTCACTACGCCAAAGCCGCTGCTTTTTGGGCCTTTTTAACGCTCGCGGGCCTTGTCGCCGTCAAAGGCTTCGACGTGACGGCCGCCGCCTTCGTCCACAATATGGCGCTCGAATATGCGCCCTTCATCCTCATGCTCCTCGCGCTGTTCACGGCGGCGGGCGGCATCGCCATAACCGGTTCGCTGAACGCCACGCCGCTCTTCAATGGCGCGATACTCGCCTTCGGCGCGGGGATCGCCAGCGTCATCGGGACGACCGGCGCCTCGATGATCCTGATCAGGCCGCTCATTCGCGCAAATGCTTCGCGGCGCTTCAACGCGCATGTCGTGGTGTTCTTCATCTTTCTCGTTTCGAACATCGGCGGAGCGTTGTCGCCGCTTGGCGATCCGCCGCTGTTTCTTGGATTTCTCCACGGCGTCGACTTCTTCTGGACGACGCAAAAGCTATGGCCGGAGACATTGTTCGCCGTCGGCGTTCTTCTCGCTCTGTTCCTTCTGATCGACGCCTATTATTTCAAGCGGGAAGGGCGGAGTGGCGCATCCGGCCCGATCATTCCTCTGCGCGTAAAGGGTCTCGTCAACATCGCGCTGATCGGGGTGGTCGTCGCCTCAATCGTCGCCAGCGGTCTTTGGCGACCGGACGTCAGTTTCGATCTCTACGGGACGAAGATCGAGCTGCAGAATCTGGTTCGGGAGGCCGTGATGATCGGCGTCGCGCTTGCCTCGCTTGCGCTGACGAACAGGGCCTCCCGCGCGGAAAACGGCTTCGACTGGGAGCCGATCCGCGAGGTCGCTTACCTCTTCGCTGGGATTTTCACCTGCATCATTCCTGTCATGGCGATGCTCAAGGCTGGCAAGGACGGCCCGTTTGCTTTCGTCATCGGCCTGCTCGAGCACGCCGACGGATCGCCGAACAATCCGGTCTATTTCTGGACGACGGGCCTGCTTTCCTCATTTCTCGATAATGCGCCGACCTACCTTGTATTTTTCGAACTCGCGGGCGGCGAGGCGGCGAAGCTGATGGGCCCGCTCGCCGATACATTGGCGGCGATCTCACTCGGCGCGGTGTTCATGGGCGCGAACAGCTATATCGGCAACGCGCCGAATTTCATGGTTTACGCCATCGCCCGCGACGCCGGCGTCAAGACGCCAGGATTCTTTCGCTACATGCTGTGGTCGGGAGCAATTCTTCTGCCGCTCTTTGCCGCCATTACCTGGCTATTCATGTAG
- a CDS encoding L,D-transpeptidase — protein MRRILGVCAFLCSLGCVAAAQARVRIDIDLSSQTMHVSADGSDYLWSVSTARSGYATPRGYYRSRHLERMHYSRKYHMSPMPHSIFFNGGYAIHGTYSTADLGRPASHGCIRLSPGNAAFLYGLVKEQGADIRISGSPPRAYAKHRWRREGGVARRQRPRLFEDDYQGWSAEAPDGLAYAPPRSAVLSRHRRVIDPVTQQPQSWQSWPR, from the coding sequence ATGCGGCGGATCCTTGGCGTGTGCGCGTTCCTGTGTAGTCTCGGCTGTGTAGCGGCGGCTCAGGCGAGGGTTCGGATCGACATTGATCTCAGCTCGCAAACCATGCATGTCAGCGCCGATGGCTCGGATTATCTTTGGTCCGTCTCAACGGCGCGCTCAGGCTATGCGACGCCACGGGGCTACTACCGGTCGAGGCATTTGGAGCGCATGCATTATTCGCGCAAATATCATATGTCTCCGATGCCCCATTCGATCTTCTTCAATGGCGGCTACGCCATTCACGGCACCTATTCAACGGCTGACCTTGGCCGGCCGGCTTCGCATGGCTGCATTCGCCTTTCGCCGGGCAACGCCGCCTTCCTTTACGGCCTGGTCAAAGAGCAGGGGGCGGACATCAGGATTTCCGGCTCCCCGCCGCGCGCCTATGCAAAGCACCGATGGCGGCGCGAGGGGGGCGTGGCGCGGCGTCAACGCCCGCGTCTTTTTGAAGATGATTATCAGGGGTGGTCAGCGGAAGCGCCGGACGGGCTGGCCTATGCGCCGCCGCGCAGCGCCGTGCTTTCAAGGCATCGCCGCGTCATCGATCCAGTCACGCAGCAGCCTCAGTCGTGGCAATCGTGGCCGCGGTAA
- a CDS encoding tetratricopeptide repeat protein — protein sequence MLRRLPGSAWLPTFQVLAVIGAAFLAPAAAQNTPGADKRGWPGGLPNGWRMLGDDEGPAPPTDAPPPPFDFGRDGQFLPPRGQSANPLSKNGQNGAAKQAAPDDQAAKAARVKARADQLKKALAPKPEPAILRQQALDELFKHLSAASDPDEAKGYAEAIKHIWMQSQSDTARLIMQRATQAAAAKNYPLSLSLLDRLVALEPDWAEAWNQRAAVKFLMQDSDGAMADIDMVMKLEPRHFGALMGMGVILQRAGLDKRALQVFNKALEIYPAQPSLKDSVEKLSLDVNGRDI from the coding sequence ATGCTCAGAAGACTTCCTGGTTCAGCGTGGCTGCCGACATTTCAGGTCCTCGCCGTTATCGGCGCGGCCTTTCTGGCTCCCGCCGCGGCGCAAAATACGCCCGGCGCGGACAAGCGTGGATGGCCAGGCGGCCTGCCCAACGGCTGGCGCATGCTCGGCGATGACGAGGGTCCGGCGCCGCCAACCGACGCGCCGCCCCCTCCTTTCGATTTCGGGCGCGACGGACAATTTCTTCCTCCGCGCGGCCAATCGGCAAACCCGTTATCGAAGAATGGTCAAAATGGCGCAGCGAAACAGGCGGCGCCCGACGATCAAGCGGCCAAAGCCGCCAGGGTCAAGGCCCGCGCAGACCAATTAAAAAAGGCGCTCGCGCCGAAGCCAGAGCCGGCCATCCTGCGTCAACAGGCGCTCGACGAATTGTTCAAGCATCTCAGCGCCGCTAGCGATCCCGACGAGGCAAAGGGCTATGCCGAGGCGATCAAACACATCTGGATGCAGTCGCAATCCGATACCGCCCGCCTCATCATGCAGCGCGCGACGCAGGCCGCCGCCGCCAAAAACTATCCTCTCTCCCTGAGCCTGCTCGACAGGCTGGTGGCGCTCGAGCCGGATTGGGCCGAGGCCTGGAATCAGCGCGCGGCGGTCAAGTTCCTGATGCAGGACAGTGACGGCGCCATGGCCGACATCGACATGGTTATGAAGCTGGAGCCGCGCCATTTTGGCGCGCTCATGGGGATGGGAGTGATCCTGCAGCGCGCCGGTCTCGACAAGCGCGCCCTGCAGGTGTTCAACAAGGCGCTGGAGATCTATCCGGCGCAGCCCAGTCTCAAGGATAGCGTCGAGAAGCTGTCCCTCGACGTGAACGGCCGCGACATCTAA
- the ykgO gene encoding type B 50S ribosomal protein L36: MKVRNSLKSLRGRHRDNQLVRRKGRVYIINKTQKRYKARQG, translated from the coding sequence ATGAAAGTCCGTAACTCATTGAAATCGCTGCGCGGGCGTCATCGCGACAACCAGCTCGTGCGCCGCAAGGGCCGTGTTTACATCATCAACAAGACGCAAAAGCGCTACAAGGCCCGCCAGGGCTGA
- a CDS encoding DUF1007 family protein, which translates to MRRLYRLRLGLMAAFIIGFAHIAMAHPHVWITGQEQVIFGPNGDIVAIRHAWVFDEMYSAFVTEGVGKKGQLLTKADLAPLAKSNVEDLAEFDYFTHAKIHSVKVEFGEPTDYSLEERPDKLVVLRFTMPLKTPVSAKLFSFQVYDPTYFVAFELDKQTPVSFVNAPKGCSTNVSGAKPLAAEESKKLTESFFSGLSPGSDFGVKLASAVIVACP; encoded by the coding sequence ATGCGTAGGCTCTACCGGTTGAGGCTCGGCCTGATGGCGGCTTTCATCATCGGGTTCGCACACATAGCTATGGCGCATCCCCATGTCTGGATCACGGGGCAGGAGCAGGTGATTTTCGGGCCGAACGGCGACATCGTGGCGATCCGGCACGCCTGGGTTTTCGATGAAATGTATTCGGCCTTCGTCACAGAGGGCGTCGGCAAGAAAGGTCAGCTTCTGACCAAGGCGGACCTCGCCCCGCTCGCCAAAAGCAATGTCGAGGATCTCGCCGAATTCGACTATTTTACCCACGCCAAGATTCATAGCGTCAAGGTCGAGTTTGGCGAACCGACCGATTATTCGCTCGAGGAGAGGCCGGACAAGCTCGTGGTGCTGCGCTTCACCATGCCGCTGAAAACGCCGGTCTCAGCAAAACTCTTTTCCTTTCAGGTTTACGATCCGACCTATTTCGTCGCCTTCGAACTCGACAAGCAGACCCCTGTCAGCTTCGTCAACGCGCCAAAGGGCTGTTCGACCAATGTGTCGGGAGCAAAGCCGCTGGCGGCGGAAGAATCGAAGAAGCTCACCGAATCCTTCTTCAGCGGGCTGTCGCCGGGGTCGGATTTCGGCGTCAAACTCGCCTCGGCTGTCATCGTCGCCTGTCCTTGA